Proteins from a single region of Urocitellus parryii isolate mUroPar1 chromosome 4, mUroPar1.hap1, whole genome shotgun sequence:
- the Bud13 gene encoding BUD13 homolog, whose amino-acid sequence MAAAPPLSKAEYLKRYLSGADAAIDGAPESGRKRRKKRPKPGGVGGKGMRIVDDDVSWTAITNTKPEKEEEDDGDLPVVAEFVDERPEEVKQMEAFRSSAKWKLLGGYSEDVPSHRHFHHDTLDPSPRRIRHDTPDPSPSRRARHDTPDSSPSGRVHHDTLDPSPSRRAGHDTPDPSPPRRSYNDTPDPSPPRRVRHDTPDSSPPRRVRHDTPDLSPPRKACDDSDISPKRRVRHDSSDASPPRRAYHVSPDPSPSRKPHHNSSGVSPKRVHHDSSGISSSRRACNNSPDTSQTRRTFDSSDTRHPRRAHHESPDLATNVAHLLPRTKSNKAPERTSSKTSPHQKGPGPSHPSLPKNIKHESDSDLSPPRKKQTKAHYGDKKPLDSKGDYWKASDSDLSPPRHKRSSGHQDSDSDLSPPRNRPRHRSSDSDLSPPRRKQRTKSSDSDLSPPRRSQPPGKKAAYMYSGAKTGLVLTDIQQEQQELKKQDQETKAFEAEFQFAETVFRDKSGRKRNLKLERLEQRRKAEKDSERDELYAQWGKGLAQSRQQQQNVEDAMKEMQKPLARYIDDEDLDRMLREQEREGDPMANFIKKNKAKENKNKKVRPRYSGPAPPPNRFNIWPGYRWDGVDRSNGFEQKRFARLASKKAVEELAYKWSVEDM is encoded by the exons ATGGCGGCAGCTCCGCCGCTCTCCAAGGCTGAGTATCTGAAGCGTTACCTGTCTGGGGCAGATGCAGCCATCGACGGGGCTCCCGAGTCCGGTCGCAAGCGGCGTAAAAAGCGGCCAAAACCTGGCGGGGTTGGCGGCAAGGG AATGCGGATTGTTGATGATGATGTGAGTTGGACAGCTATCACCAACACTAAaccagaaaaggaggaggaagatgatggAGATTTGCCTGTG GTGGCTGAGTTTGTGGATGAGCGGCCAGAAGAAGTAAAGCAGATGGAGGCCTTTCGTTCCAGTGCCAAATGGAAGCTTTTGGGAG GTTACAGTGAAGACGTACCCTCACATAGACATTTCCATCATGACACTCTGGACCCATCTCCTAGGCGGATCCGTCATGACACCCCAGATCCATCTCCTTCTAGGAGGGCCCGTCATGACACCCCGGATTCATCTCCCTCTGGCAGGGTCCATCATGATACCCTGGATCCATCTCCTTCTAGGAGGGCTGGTCATGATACCCCCGATCCATCTCCTCCTAGAAGGTCCTATAATGACACCCCGGATCCATCTCCTCCTAGGAGGGTCCGTCACGATACCCCGGATTCTTCTCCTCCTAGGAGGGTCCGTCATGATACTCCAGATCTGTCTCCCCCAAGAAAGGCCTGTGATGACTCAGACATATCTCCTAAAAGGAGGGTCCGCCATGACTCCTCAGATGCTTCACCCCCCAGGAGGGCCTATCATGTTTCTCCAGATCCTTCTCCCTCCAGAAAGCCTCATCATAATTCTTCAGGTGTATCTCCTAAGAGAGTCCATCATGATTCCTCAGGTATCTCTTCCTCCAGAAGGGCCTGTAACAACTCCCCTGATACATCCCAAACTAGGAGAACTTTTGACTCCTCAGACACAAGGCATCCCAGGAGGGCCCATCACGAGTCCCCTGATTTGGCAACTAATGTTGCTCATTTACTGCCCAGAACTAAAAGTAATAAAGCTCCAGAAAGAACTTCCAGTAAGACTTCTCCACACCAGAAGGGGCCAGGACCCTCTCATCCATCACTCCCAAAGAACATCAAACATGAGAGTGACTCGGATCTCTCTCCTCCACGAAAAAAACAAACGAAAGCCCATTATGGAGATAAGAAGCCACTTGATTCTAAAG GTGACTACTGGAAAGCCTCTGATTCAGATCTTTCTCCTCCACGGCATAAACGAAGTTCAGGGCACCAGGATTCTGATTCAGATCTGTCACCTCCACGGAATAGACCAAGACACCGGAGTTCTGATTCTGACCTCTCTCcaccaagaagaaaacagaggaccAAATCTTCTGATTCTGATCTCTCTCCACCTCGAAGGAGTCAGCCTCCTGGAAAGAAG GCTGCATACATGTATTCTGGGGCTAAAACTGGGTTGGTGTTAACTGACATACAACAAGAGCAGCAGGAGCTCAAGAAACAGGACCAGGAAACCAAGGCATTTGAAG CTGAATTCCAATTTGCTGAAACTGTATTTCGTGACAAGTCTGGTCGGAAGAGGAATTTGAAACTGGAACGTCTAGAGCAAAGGAGAAAGGCAGAGAAGGACTCAGAGAGAGATGAGCTGTATGCCCAGTGGGGAAAAGG GCTTGCCCAGAGCCGGCAACAGCAACAAAATGTGGAGGATGCAATGAAGGAGATGCAGAAGCCTCTGGCCCGCTATATTGATGATGAAGACCTGGATCGGATGCTCAGAGAACAAGAAAGAGAGGGGGACCCCATGGCCAACTTCATCAAGAAGAATAAGGCCAAGGAAAACAAGAATAAGAAAG TGAGACCTCGCTATAGTGGCCCAGCACCTCCTCCCAACAGATTCAATATCTGGCCTGGATATCGCTGGGATGGAGTGGACAG
- the Apoa5 gene encoding apolipoprotein A-V gives MAAVLTWALVLLSVFSATQARKGIWDYFSQRSRDKGTMEQIQQQKLAREPTSLKDSLEQDFSNMNKLLEKLAPLSGQGKEPSLLTQDPAGMRQQLQEELKEVRARLEPYMAEVHELVGWNLEGLRQQLKPYTMELMKQVALHAQELQEKLRVVGEDTKAQLLGGVDEVLSRLQEMQSSVLHHTGRVKELFHPYAERLVTGIGRHVQELHRSVAPHTAVVSPARLSRCVQVLSHKLTLKARALHARIQQNLDHLREELSASVRASADGAEQGASPDPQMLSEEVRQKLQAFRQDTFLQIAAFTQAIDQETEEVQQQLAPPPPGHSAFAPEFPQGDSGKTLSKLQNRLDDLWEDITYSLHDQGHSRLGEP, from the exons ATGGCTGCAGTCCTCACCTGGGCTCTGGTCCTCCTCTCAG TGTTTTCAGCTACTCAGGCACGGAAAGGCATCTGGGACTACTTCAGCCAGAGAAGCAGGGACAAAGGCACGATGGAGCAGATCCAACAGCAGAAGCTGGCACGGGAGCCCAC GAGCTTGAAAGACAGCCTTGAGCAAGACTTCAGCAATATGAACAAATTACTGGAAAAGCTGGCCCCGCTGAGTGGGCAGGGGAAAGAGCCTTCTCTGCTGACACAGGACCCAGCAGGCATGAGGCAGCAGCTACAGGAGGAGCTGAAGGAGGTTAGGGCGCGCCTGGAGCCCTACATGGCGGAGGTACATGAGCTTGTGGGCTGGAACTTGGAGGGGTTGAGGCAGCAGCTGAAGCCCTACACCATGGAGCTGATGAAGCAGGTGGCCTTGCACGCGCAGGAACTGCAGGAGAAGTTGCGCGTGGTGGGAGAAGACACCAAAGCCCAGCTGCTGGGGGGTGTCGACGAAGTGCTGAGCCGGCTGCAGGAGATGCAGAGTAGTGTGCTGCACCACACTGGCCGAGTCAAAGAGCTCTTCCACCCATACGCCGAGCGCCTGGTAACGGGCATTGGGCGCCATGTGCAGGAGCTGCACCGCAGTGTGGCTCCGCACACGGCCGTGGTCAGCCCTGCGCGTCTTAGCCGTTGTGTGCAGGTTCTCTCTCATAAACTCACGCTCAAGGCCAGGGCCCTGCACGCGCGCATCCAGCAGAACTTGGACCATCTGCGCGAAGAGCTCAGTGCATCTGTCCGCGCCAGCGCTGATGGAGCTGAGCAGGGGGCCAGCCCGGATCCCCAGATGCTCTCAGAAGAGGTACGCCAGAAACTCCAGGCTTTCCGCCAGGACACATTCCTACAGATCGCTGCATTCACCCAGGCCATCGACCAGGAGACAGAGGAAGTTCAGCAGCAGTTGGCGCCACCCCCACCAGGTCACAGCGCCTTCGCCCCTGAGTTCCCACAAGGTGACAGTGGCAAGACCCTGAGCAAGCTGCAGAACCGACTTGATGACCTGTGGGAAGACATCACTTACAGTCTTCATGACCAGGGCCATAGCCGTTTGGGAGAACCCTGA
- the Zpr1 gene encoding LOW QUALITY PROTEIN: zinc finger protein ZPR1 (The sequence of the model RefSeq protein was modified relative to this genomic sequence to represent the inferred CDS: inserted 1 base in 1 codon), producing the protein MSASGAIEPGPPGAAAALSPAPARPPSAGHLFRPISAEDEEQQPTEIESLCMNCYLNGMTRLLLTKIPFFREIIVSSFSCEHCGWSNTEIQSAGRIQDQGVRYALSVRGLEDMNREVVKTDSATTRIPELDFEIPAFSQKGALTTIEGLIDRAISGLEQDQPTRRAKEEAVAERIDEFIIKLKELKKVASPFTLIIDDPSGNSFVENPHAPQKDDALVITHYNRTLQQDEMLGLQAEAPEEKPEEEDLRNEVLQFNTNCPECNAPAQTNMKLVQIPHFKEVIIMATNCENCGHRTNEVKSGGAVEPLGTKITLCITDPSDMTRDLLKSETCSVEIPELEFEMGMGVLGGKFTTLEGLLKDIRELVIKNPFTFGDSSSRGQSEKLQEFSQKLDQIIEGNMKVHFIMNDPAGNSYLQNVYAPEEDPEMKVERYKRTFDQNEELGLNDMKTEGYEAXLAPQR; encoded by the exons ATGTCGGCCAGCGGGGCTATAGAGCCGGGGCCCCCGGGGGCTGCCGCCGCCCTCTCGCCCGCCCCGGCCCGGCCGCCCTCCGCGGGGCACTTGTTCCGGCCCATTAGTGCGGAGGACGAGGAGCAGCAGCCCACCGAGATCGAGTCGCTGTGCATGAACTGTTACCTCAAC GGCATGACGCGACTTTTGCTCACGAAGATCCCCTTCTTCAGAGAAATAATCGTGAGCTCCTTTTCCTGCGAACACTGTGGCTGGAGCAACACGGAGATACAGTCGGCGGGCAGGATCCAAGACCAAGGAGTGCGCTATGCTTTGAGTGTCAGGGGCCTGGAG GACATGAACAGAGAAGTGGTGAAGACCGACTCTGCCACCACCAGGATACCTGAGCTGGATTTTGAAATTCCAGCTTTCAGCCAGAAGGGAG CTCTGACTACCATTGAAGGATTGATCGACCGTGCTATCTCTGGCTTGGAGCAGGACCAACCCACAAGAAGG GCAAAAGAAGAAGCCGTAGCTGAAAGAATTGATGAATTCATCATCAAACTGAAGGAGCTAAAGAAAGTGGCCTCCCCTTTCACTCTG ATCATTGATGATCCCTCAGGGAACAGCTTTGTAGAAAATCCACATGCTCCCCAGAAAGATGATGCCCTGGTGATCACACACTACAACCGGACCTTACAGCAGGATGAGATGCTGGGGCTCCAG GCAGAAGCACCAGAAGAGAAGCCAGAAGaggaagatctcagaaatgaa GTGCTCCAGTTCAACACAAACTGCCCAGAATGCAATGCCCCTGCTCAGACCAACATGAAGCTAGTAC AAATCCCCCACTTTAAGGAAGTTATCATCATGGCCACCAACTGTGAGAACTGTGGACATCGGACTAATGAG GTGAAATCTGGAGGAGCCGTAGAACCCTTGGGCACCAAAATCACACTCTGCATCACAGATCCCTCAGACATGACCAGAGACCTTCTCAAG TCTGAGACATGTAGTGTGGAAATCccagagctggaatttgaaaTGGGAATGGGTGTCCTGGGGGGCAAGTTCACCACCCTTGAGGGGCTCCTGAAAGACATCCGGGAACTG GTAATCAAGAACCCTTTCACATTCGGTGACAGTTCCAGTCGTGGCCAGTCGGAGAAACTGCAGGAGTTCAGCCAGAAGTTGGACCAG aTCATTGAGGGTAACATGAAGGTCCACTTTATTATGAATGATCCAGCAGGAAACAGTTATTTGCAG AATGTCTATGCACCTGAAGAAGATCCAGAGATGAAGGTGGAACGTTATAAGCGCACCTTTGACCAAAATGAGGAACTGGGGCTCAATGACATGAAGACGGAGGGCTATGAAG TCCTGGCCCCACAGCGATAG